The Rhodocytophaga rosea genome has a segment encoding these proteins:
- a CDS encoding RidA family protein yields the protein MKTQRRSILKRIFASVAGITGLGAVAQAKTDAAPEKEVFNVTNYQDVPLFSGSTKHGNLIFVAGKGYHKEGDIKVHTEEVLKEIEAELKRAGSSMDKVLKVNVYLHDLNDYKGMNEVYKGRFGSKPPVRTTVAVYGGVPGDSLVEMDCIAYV from the coding sequence ATGAAAACCCAAAGAAGATCCATTCTCAAAAGAATTTTTGCTTCCGTAGCAGGTATTACCGGTTTAGGCGCAGTAGCCCAGGCTAAAACAGATGCTGCTCCTGAGAAGGAAGTATTCAATGTTACCAACTATCAGGATGTTCCCTTGTTTTCTGGTTCTACCAAACATGGCAACCTGATATTTGTAGCTGGCAAAGGTTATCACAAGGAAGGCGATATAAAAGTACACACTGAAGAAGTACTGAAAGAAATAGAAGCAGAGCTGAAAAGAGCTGGTTCTTCTATGGACAAAGTGCTGAAAGTAAATGTGTACCTGCACGACCTGAACGATTATAAGGGCATGAATGAAGTATACAAAGGACGTTTCGGCAGCAAGCCTCCGGTGCGTACCACAGTAGCTGTATACGGCGGTGTACCTGGCGACTCTTTAGTCGAAATGGACTGCATTGCTTATGTGTAA
- a CDS encoding aminotransferase class V-fold PLP-dependent enzyme yields the protein MLNRRKLIKRLTALPVVGGLVGSGLPLQSAQALPKQPKRDLFKELGIRTFINAAGTLTFMTGSLMQDEVLETINFAAKEFCLLDEVQDKVGEKIAKLVHSESAVVTSGAFSAITLGLAGVLTGTDQKKVEQLPHLEYTGMKSEVIIQKGHDIVYKQALTNTGCKVVFVETAEEVEKAINERTAMMWFLHIQSDKGKIQHEEWVALGKKHNIPTMIDIAADVPPVENLWKFNDMGFDLVCISGGKAMRGPQSAGLLMGKKNLIAAARMHMPPRGFTIGRGMKINKEEILGMYVALEKFINLDHDKIWKQWEEGIAHIDNAIKKVDGVQTKTHVPPLGNHTPTLEVTWDKNKVKLEKQDLITNLRNGNPSIEVGGGGPDAFSVTVWMMKPGQEKIVAKRLTEEFSKATV from the coding sequence ATGCTCAATAGAAGAAAACTCATTAAACGCTTAACTGCCCTGCCAGTCGTAGGAGGACTTGTTGGAAGCGGCCTTCCGTTACAATCGGCACAGGCCTTACCAAAACAACCCAAACGCGACCTGTTCAAGGAACTGGGCATCCGCACCTTTATTAATGCCGCCGGTACTCTCACCTTTATGACTGGTTCTCTGATGCAGGACGAGGTATTGGAAACTATTAATTTTGCTGCTAAAGAATTTTGCCTGCTCGATGAAGTACAAGACAAAGTAGGCGAAAAAATTGCCAAGCTGGTACACTCGGAATCGGCTGTCGTTACTTCCGGTGCTTTTTCTGCCATTACCCTGGGGTTGGCTGGGGTACTTACTGGTACCGACCAGAAAAAAGTAGAGCAGCTTCCTCACCTGGAATACACCGGCATGAAATCCGAAGTAATTATTCAGAAAGGCCATGATATTGTGTATAAACAGGCGCTTACCAATACCGGTTGTAAGGTAGTATTTGTAGAAACAGCAGAAGAGGTAGAGAAGGCCATCAATGAACGTACAGCTATGATGTGGTTTCTGCATATTCAATCAGATAAGGGTAAAATACAGCATGAAGAATGGGTAGCCCTGGGAAAAAAGCACAATATTCCGACCATGATCGATATAGCGGCTGATGTGCCGCCTGTAGAAAATCTCTGGAAATTCAATGATATGGGTTTTGATCTGGTGTGTATTTCCGGGGGAAAAGCCATGCGTGGACCTCAGAGTGCCGGTTTGTTGATGGGCAAGAAAAACCTGATTGCTGCCGCCAGAATGCATATGCCGCCCAGAGGTTTTACCATTGGCCGGGGCATGAAGATTAATAAAGAAGAGATTCTGGGAATGTATGTAGCCCTGGAAAAATTCATCAATCTGGATCACGATAAAATATGGAAACAGTGGGAAGAAGGCATCGCCCACATCGATAATGCCATCAAAAAAGTGGATGGGGTACAAACCAAAACACATGTACCTCCGCTAGGCAATCATACACCAACGCTGGAAGTAACCTGGGATAAAAACAAAGTAAAGCTAGAGAAACAAGACCTGATCACCAATCTGCGCAATGGAAACCCTTCAATCGAAGTAGGCGGCGGCGGACCAGATGCTTTTAGTGTAACTGTGTGGATGATGAAACCCGGCCAGGAGAAAATTGTAGCCAAACGATTAACCGAAGAGTTTTCAAAAGCTACGGTCTAA
- a CDS encoding PQQ-dependent sugar dehydrogenase, with product MTLRSYIGRIYVVAVLLFSSALTYAQQTTAPKPPVALRPDIKIEHFMDIGPQAVRLLQEPTTGDFYYTTFDGNVFKIKHSNGQQPVAEQVFSAADHGITRLQGAAFYKNTLFLCGNISVNNNKGTKGRMVRYKLKPSGKHEMTEVFNTIEIGSTKTVFDHGFNGLAVSPDGKYIYVNSGARTDHGEVQDNGGEYPNARDAALTSCIFRFPIESKNILLPDDEAKLKSDGYLYAQGIRNAYDLAFDTEGNLFAVSNSGDYDHPEDMFWIRQGHHYGFPWVMGGIENPQQNPDWQPSPETDPFIPKFAHAWSVRYFRNDPEFPKKPANLNFTAAVQNIGPDANEYRDRTTGKVMDGDSTRATVGTFTPHSSPLGLFFDTNKVLAVDLNGDGFVLRYTLGRRASMMKAFTEQGADLLHLDLTYDKAKDNYSVKTTRMVEGFSQPTDALLIGNTVYIIEYGGKAGNIWKITLPGADNKKKAKL from the coding sequence ATGACTCTTCGCTCATATATAGGTAGAATATACGTAGTAGCAGTACTTCTGTTTTCTTCAGCGTTGACGTATGCACAGCAGACAACGGCCCCGAAACCTCCTGTTGCCTTGCGTCCGGATATAAAAATTGAGCATTTTATGGATATCGGCCCACAGGCAGTCAGGTTATTGCAGGAACCGACCACCGGCGATTTTTACTATACTACCTTCGACGGAAATGTATTTAAAATAAAGCACAGCAATGGCCAGCAGCCGGTAGCCGAACAGGTATTCAGCGCCGCCGACCATGGCATCACCCGTTTGCAGGGAGCTGCTTTTTACAAGAATACGCTCTTTTTATGCGGAAATATCAGTGTAAATAATAACAAAGGCACCAAGGGCAGAATGGTACGCTACAAATTAAAGCCTTCCGGAAAACATGAAATGACAGAAGTATTTAATACCATAGAGATTGGGAGCACTAAAACTGTTTTTGATCATGGCTTCAATGGACTGGCTGTTAGTCCGGATGGTAAGTATATTTATGTCAATAGCGGCGCACGCACTGATCATGGAGAAGTGCAGGATAATGGAGGAGAATATCCTAATGCCAGAGATGCTGCCTTAACCAGTTGTATTTTCCGGTTTCCTATAGAGTCTAAAAATATATTGCTGCCAGATGATGAAGCAAAGTTAAAATCTGATGGTTACTTGTATGCACAAGGAATCCGCAATGCCTATGATCTGGCTTTTGACACAGAGGGGAATTTATTTGCGGTTTCTAATTCCGGCGATTATGATCATCCGGAAGATATGTTCTGGATCAGACAAGGGCACCATTACGGGTTTCCCTGGGTGATGGGTGGCATTGAAAATCCTCAGCAAAACCCCGACTGGCAACCTAGCCCTGAAACAGATCCATTTATCCCTAAATTTGCCCATGCCTGGTCGGTGAGATATTTCCGCAATGATCCTGAATTTCCTAAAAAGCCAGCTAATCTCAACTTTACTGCCGCTGTTCAAAATATAGGTCCAGATGCCAATGAATATCGTGACCGTACCACCGGAAAAGTGATGGATGGAGATTCTACACGGGCAACTGTTGGTACCTTCACCCCGCACAGCTCTCCCTTAGGCCTGTTTTTTGACACCAATAAAGTTCTTGCCGTTGATCTGAATGGAGATGGATTTGTACTCCGGTATACCTTAGGGAGAAGAGCCAGCATGATGAAAGCTTTTACTGAGCAGGGAGCCGACCTGTTGCACCTGGATTTAACCTATGATAAAGCCAAAGATAATTACAGCGTTAAAACTACGCGTATGGTAGAGGGTTTTTCGCAACCTACAGATGCCTTACTAATTGGCAATACAGTGTATATCATTGAATACGGAGGCAAAGCCGGAAATATCTGGAAAATTACCCTTCCGGGTGCCGACAATAAAAAGAAGGCTAAACTGTAG
- a CDS encoding VCBS repeat-containing protein encodes MFRFLFLFLSLILFQTCKQKQEQSTLFSLLPASETGIKFSNQLTESEEFNVLKYGYFYNGGGVAIGDLNNDGLQDIYFTGNMVSNRLYINKGSFEFEDVTESAGVGAMVGWKTGVTMADINADGLLDIYVCRSGSSVAKERENLLYINQGNMRFTEQAAAYGLNDAGYSTQAAFFDYDNDGDLDMWLLNHSVQEYAGFSQITARLKSQKNPLFASRLFKNEKGKFTDVSEQAGLVNNVLSFGLGIGISDFNKDGWPDVYISNDYNEQDYLYLNQKDGSFRESLKECIGHTSLFSMGVDVGDVNNDGWMDILTLDMLPEDNYRQKQVMGSDNYDKNQLLVRAGFYHQNMRNMLQLNNGPIQLSNSTGKPENIKGVSFSEIGQLAGVSNTDWSWAPLFADFNNDGYSDLFISNGYARDYTNMDFLSFAADEKMKEGQGGQKMTVQQVIGKMPSAIVKNYMYENKGNLTFAKQTEAWGFNQTSISTGAAYADLDNDGDLDLVVNNTNEAAFVYQNNLEIQTKDLHFLKVKLAGEGKNTQGIGAMVQVICKDKTLVQEMMPTRGFQSSVPAELVFGLGTSEIQQVKLTWPGGKVQMLASVKLDQTITLQEKDASVSTSSPEPSAPLFTQENTTIDFTHQEENFIDFKIQRLLPHALSAQGPHIAQGDVNGDGREDLFICGARGQESQFFIQSADATFKALPQPDLAKDATAEDTDASFFDADGDKDVDLLVVSGGYCFPANDPNLQPRLYLNDGKGKFTRKVELLPTMAVDASCVKPGDIDGDGDMDVFIGGRVIPGQYPKTPESYLLVNNGKGQFTIQTDQLAPQLKIIGMVTDALWLDINQDKAQDLVVVGEWMPISIFINQQGKLVNQTSTYLPENSSGWWNRIIAQDFDKDGDMDLVVGNLGLNSQMKVSEQQPATMLYSDFDNNGSIDPILSYYIEGKNHPAFSRDELGGQMPAIKKRFTSYETYARATVEDMFTKEQLQAAQKLIATRFQTSYLENVNGKFTFKTLPIEAQFSPVYAIQSVDINGDGNLDILLGGNMEKTRVAIGKYDANYGTVLLGNGNGNFSSLPQIHSGLHIRGDVRDIIVLEQENEEKKVVVAVNNSKLQTYALEGKKQDITATSQTEK; translated from the coding sequence ATGTTTCGTTTCCTGTTCCTTTTTCTTTCCCTCATATTATTTCAAACCTGTAAACAAAAGCAGGAACAGAGTACGCTATTCTCTCTATTACCAGCTAGTGAAACTGGCATTAAGTTCTCTAACCAGCTCACTGAATCCGAAGAGTTTAATGTGCTCAAGTATGGGTATTTCTACAATGGTGGGGGAGTTGCTATTGGCGATTTGAACAACGATGGATTGCAGGATATTTATTTTACGGGCAATATGGTAAGCAACCGCCTATATATCAATAAAGGCAGTTTTGAATTTGAAGATGTGACAGAAAGCGCTGGAGTAGGGGCAATGGTGGGCTGGAAAACGGGCGTAACGATGGCCGATATAAATGCCGATGGTTTACTGGATATATATGTGTGCCGGTCCGGAAGCAGTGTGGCTAAAGAACGGGAAAACCTGCTGTATATCAACCAGGGCAACATGCGTTTTACAGAACAGGCAGCTGCGTATGGCCTTAACGATGCCGGATATTCCACCCAGGCTGCTTTTTTTGATTACGACAACGATGGAGACCTGGATATGTGGCTCCTGAATCATTCGGTGCAGGAATATGCCGGTTTCAGCCAGATCACCGCCAGGTTAAAATCACAGAAAAATCCTTTGTTTGCCAGTCGCTTATTTAAAAATGAAAAAGGCAAATTCACTGATGTGAGTGAGCAGGCTGGGCTGGTGAATAATGTATTAAGCTTTGGCCTGGGCATCGGCATATCCGATTTTAATAAAGATGGCTGGCCGGATGTCTATATTTCCAATGATTATAACGAGCAGGATTACCTATACCTCAACCAGAAAGACGGTTCGTTCCGGGAGAGTTTAAAAGAGTGTATCGGACATACGTCGCTGTTTTCGATGGGCGTAGATGTAGGGGATGTAAATAACGATGGCTGGATGGATATACTCACGCTGGATATGCTTCCGGAAGATAATTACCGCCAGAAACAAGTAATGGGTTCTGATAACTATGATAAAAACCAGTTACTGGTGCGCGCAGGGTTTTACCACCAGAATATGCGCAACATGCTACAGCTCAACAATGGTCCTATCCAACTGAGTAATTCCACCGGAAAGCCTGAGAATATTAAGGGCGTTTCATTCAGTGAAATTGGCCAGCTGGCTGGGGTATCGAATACTGACTGGAGCTGGGCACCTTTGTTTGCCGACTTCAATAATGATGGCTATTCAGACCTTTTTATCAGTAATGGTTATGCCCGGGATTATACCAATATGGATTTCCTGAGTTTTGCTGCAGATGAGAAAATGAAAGAAGGGCAAGGTGGCCAGAAAATGACAGTGCAACAAGTAATTGGAAAAATGCCCTCGGCGATTGTAAAGAATTACATGTATGAGAACAAGGGAAATTTGACCTTTGCCAAACAAACTGAAGCATGGGGTTTTAACCAGACCAGTATTTCGACCGGAGCCGCCTATGCCGACCTGGACAATGATGGAGATTTGGATCTGGTGGTAAATAATACCAATGAAGCCGCTTTTGTATACCAGAATAATCTGGAAATTCAGACCAAGGACCTCCACTTTCTGAAAGTAAAACTGGCTGGCGAAGGAAAGAATACACAAGGAATAGGTGCCATGGTACAAGTTATTTGCAAAGATAAAACCTTAGTTCAGGAGATGATGCCTACCAGGGGTTTTCAGTCCTCGGTGCCAGCTGAACTGGTGTTTGGGTTGGGTACTTCAGAAATACAGCAAGTGAAATTAACATGGCCGGGTGGAAAAGTACAAATGCTTGCTTCTGTGAAGCTGGATCAAACCATTACCCTGCAAGAAAAAGATGCATCCGTCTCTACTAGTTCACCGGAACCGTCTGCACCACTGTTCACGCAAGAGAACACTACAATTGATTTTACACATCAGGAAGAAAATTTTATCGATTTTAAAATTCAGCGTTTGCTACCGCATGCACTTTCTGCACAAGGGCCGCATATAGCCCAGGGAGATGTAAATGGAGATGGCCGGGAAGACCTATTCATTTGTGGTGCCCGTGGCCAAGAGAGCCAGTTCTTTATTCAATCAGCGGATGCAACTTTTAAAGCGCTTCCGCAACCAGATCTTGCCAAAGATGCAACTGCCGAAGATACAGATGCCAGTTTTTTCGATGCCGACGGAGACAAGGATGTAGACCTGTTGGTAGTTAGTGGTGGTTACTGTTTCCCGGCCAATGATCCCAACTTACAGCCCCGTTTGTATTTGAATGATGGCAAAGGCAAATTCACCCGCAAAGTTGAACTGCTTCCGACTATGGCTGTAGATGCTTCTTGCGTGAAACCTGGAGATATAGATGGCGATGGCGATATGGATGTATTTATTGGGGGAAGGGTTATTCCCGGCCAGTATCCGAAAACTCCGGAAAGCTATTTACTGGTCAATAATGGTAAAGGGCAGTTTACCATCCAAACCGATCAACTAGCGCCTCAACTGAAAATTATAGGTATGGTAACAGATGCGCTCTGGCTGGATATTAACCAGGACAAAGCCCAGGATTTAGTAGTGGTGGGAGAGTGGATGCCTATTTCCATTTTTATCAATCAGCAAGGCAAACTTGTGAACCAGACTTCTACTTATTTGCCTGAAAATTCGTCTGGCTGGTGGAACCGGATTATTGCTCAGGATTTCGATAAAGATGGAGATATGGATCTGGTGGTAGGAAATCTGGGTTTAAACAGCCAGATGAAAGTAAGCGAACAACAACCAGCTACAATGCTTTACAGCGATTTTGATAACAATGGCTCCATTGATCCTATCTTGAGTTATTATATCGAAGGTAAAAACCATCCTGCTTTCAGCCGGGACGAACTCGGAGGTCAGATGCCAGCCATTAAAAAACGGTTTACCAGTTATGAAACTTATGCCAGAGCAACGGTAGAAGATATGTTCACAAAGGAGCAGTTACAGGCAGCCCAAAAGTTAATAGCAACCCGATTCCAAACTTCCTATCTGGAAAACGTAAATGGCAAATTTACTTTCAAAACACTACCTATAGAAGCTCAATTTTCTCCGGTCTATGCCATACAATCCGTAGATATCAATGGAGATGGAAACCTGGATATATTGCTCGGCGGAAACATGGAAAAAACCAGGGTTGCTATTGGAAAATACGATGCTAATTATGGAACCGTATTGCTGGGAAATGGCAATGGAAATTTTTCCTCTTTGCCCCAAATCCATTCTGGCTTACACATCAGGGGAGATGTGCGGGATATAATCGTATTAGAGCAGGAAAATGAAGAGAAAAAAGTAGTAGTTGCAGTAAATAATTCCAAACTACAAACATATGCGTTGGAGGGTAAAAAACAGGATATAACAGCTACCTCACAGACAGAAAAGTAG